The Candidatus Eremiobacteraceae bacterium genome window below encodes:
- a CDS encoding FAD-dependent oxidoreductase yields MTTRCCIAGGGPAGIMLGYLLARAGIDVVVLEKHADFFRDFRGDTIHPSTLTVMQELGLLDDFLKLRHSEVRTLSVNVSGEVVTIADLSRVPGPCKFVMFIPQWDFLKFLAEHARRFPGFRLLMETEARELVIEDGRVVGLRTLSHGQEMIVRADLTVAADGRTSILREQSGCEVIEIGAPIDVLWLRLSKKAGDSSQTFGNVVAGGILVAIDRVDYYQCAVVIKKGAFDEMRSRGLEAFRAYIATIAPFLADRVDELQSWDDVKLLTVAVNRLKQWHRPGLLFIGDAAHAMSPVGGIGINLAIQDAVAASNLLTDALRHGAPTDANLQSVQHRRERATRQTQAMQVFLQERILNCVLNTSNKIRLPWFLRLFRISALRRIPARIIGVGLLPEHVQTSEDQH; encoded by the coding sequence CTCGAGAAGCACGCCGACTTCTTTCGCGATTTTCGCGGCGACACGATCCACCCGTCGACGCTCACGGTGATGCAGGAGCTTGGGCTGCTCGACGATTTCTTGAAGCTGCGGCACTCGGAAGTCCGGACATTGTCCGTCAACGTTTCGGGCGAAGTGGTGACGATCGCGGACCTATCACGTGTTCCAGGCCCATGCAAATTCGTGATGTTCATCCCGCAGTGGGATTTCCTCAAGTTTCTCGCCGAGCATGCACGGCGTTTTCCGGGGTTCCGGCTGCTCATGGAAACCGAAGCTCGCGAACTCGTCATCGAAGACGGGCGCGTGGTGGGACTCCGCACGCTCTCACACGGCCAAGAGATGATCGTGCGCGCAGATTTGACGGTGGCTGCCGACGGACGGACATCGATCCTCCGCGAGCAATCCGGATGCGAGGTCATCGAGATCGGCGCGCCGATCGATGTGTTGTGGCTGCGTCTTTCGAAGAAAGCCGGCGATTCAAGTCAGACGTTCGGTAACGTCGTCGCGGGCGGCATTCTTGTGGCGATCGATCGCGTTGATTACTATCAATGCGCGGTCGTCATCAAAAAGGGCGCGTTCGACGAGATGCGCAGCCGCGGATTGGAAGCGTTCCGGGCATATATCGCGACGATCGCGCCATTTCTCGCCGATCGGGTTGACGAGTTGCAAAGCTGGGATGACGTCAAACTCTTGACCGTGGCGGTGAACCGCCTGAAGCAGTGGCACCGGCCGGGTCTGCTCTTCATCGGCGACGCCGCGCATGCCATGTCGCCGGTCGGCGGAATCGGGATCAATCTCGCGATCCAGGACGCGGTGGCCGCGTCGAATCTCCTCACCGATGCATTGCGCCATGGCGCGCCAACAGATGCCAATCTCCAGAGCGTCCAGCACCGCCGCGAACGGGCGACGCGTCAAACGCAAGCGATGCAAGTCTTCTTGCAGGAACGGATCCTGAATTGCGTGCTCAACACCAGCAACAAAATACGGCTACCGTGGTTTCTCCGGCTCTTCAGGATTTCGGCGCTGCGCAGGATCCCCGCTCGTATCATCGGCGTCGGCTTGCTTCCCGAGCACGTGCAAACGAGCGAAGATCAGCACTAG